Proteins from a genomic interval of Lycium ferocissimum isolate CSIRO_LF1 chromosome 2, AGI_CSIRO_Lferr_CH_V1, whole genome shotgun sequence:
- the LOC132033673 gene encoding RING-H2 finger protein ATL78-like, protein MATITSTQFIQENLHYSRRLLLIPAATVQQYHPDTTMAPPPAAGISHGLINLPLGHSVNTFEANVITVLAVLVCAVVGSLVLNFIIKCIFSCSTLVLVESSSNHTNNNPSSAKLANKGIKKKALKTFPVITYTTELKHPGLDSECVICLSEFGVGEKVKVLPKCNHGFHVKCIDKWLNSHSSCPTCRHCLIETCQKIVNGDTSVTTAAISPTAVQETVISIEPLQREDVISNGQQ, encoded by the coding sequence ATGGCAACTATAACTTCCACACAATTCATTCAAGAAAACCTCCACTACTCAAGAAGACTACTCCTGATACCAGCTGCTACAGTACAACAATACCACCCGGACACCACCATGGCGCCGCCACCGGCAGCCGGAATCAGCCACGGCCTAATTAATTTACCACTTGGTCACAGCGTCAACACATTTGAGGCAAATGTTATTACGGTTTTGGCAGTACTTGTATGTGCCGTGGTTGGTTCGCTTGTGTtgaatttcatcataaaatgTATATTCAGTTGCTCTACCTTAGTGTTGGTGGAATCATCCTCAAACCATACAAATAACAACCCCTCTTCAGCAAAATTAGCCAATAAAGGGATCAAGAAAAAAGCCCTCAAGACATTCCCAGTTATAACATACACTACTGAGTTGAAACATCCAGGGCTTGACTCTGAGTGTGTCATTTGCTTATCAGAATTCGGAGTTGGAGAGAAAGTTAAGGTTCTACCAAAGTGCAATCATGGCTTCCATGTCAAGTGTATCGACAAATGGCTCAATTCACACTCTTCTTGCCCTACTTGTAGGCACTGCCTTATCGAAACTTGTCAAAAAATTGTTAACGGTGACACATCCGTTACTACAGCTGCAATTTCACCAACAGCAGTACAAGAAACCGTGATAAGTATTGAACCTCTCCAACGTGAAGATGTTATATCTAATGGTCAGCAATAA